From Thermoleophilum album:
TGATGTACCTCGGGACCTTCTCGAAGATCTTCTCGCCAGGAATACGGGTGGGCTGGGTCGTCGCGCCGCGGCCGCTGCGCGAGAAGATGAACATCGGCAAGCAGGCAGCCGATCTCTGCACAGCGACGCTCTCGCAGCTCATCGTCCACGCGCTGTTCGAGCGCGACGAGTGGCGTTCCTACCTGGAGCTCGTCAAGGAGATCTACCGGCGTCGCCGCAACGTACTGCTTGATGCGCTTGTCGAGTACCTGCCGGCGGAGGCGGAGTGGGTGCAGCCGGAGGGCGGCCTTTTCGTATGGGTCACGTTGCCCGAATACATCAACACCACCGACCTCCTCGCCCGGGCGTTGCGCGAGAACGTCGCCTTCGTTCCTGGTGAGCAGGCGTTCGTCGACGGACGTGGCAAGAGCTCTCTGCGCCTCAACTTCTCTGGCTCCGACGAAGAGCGCCTCCGCGAGGGGGTGCGTCGCATCGGCGAGGTGATCGAGGAGCAGATCGCGCTGTACGGCACCCTCACCGGTCGGGACCGTGCTAGCAAGCGGGGAGCCGATGCCAGCAACGCAGCCGACGTCAAACGCCACTCGCAGCGGCAGAACAACGCGGCAAGTAGCGGCAGGGTGGTGCCGATGCGCCGGCGGGCACCGCGTCCACGGTGAGCCGGGTCGCCGTTCTCAAGGGCGGGCGTTCGCTCGAACGGCAGGTGTCCCTGCGATCCGGCGAACGGGTCGAAGAGGCGCTGCGGCGGCTCGGCCACGAGGTCGTTGGTATCGACGTCGGCCGTGACCTGGTGCGCCAGCTGCGCGCTCTGCAACCGGAGATCGCGTTCGTGGCCTTGCACGGACCCGGCGGCGAGGACGGCACCGCGCAAGAGCTGCTCGAGATCCTCGGCATCCCCTACACCGGTTCGGGGGTGCTGGCGTGCCAACGCTGCATGGACAAAGTGCTCGCGAAACACCTCTTCGTCGAAGCGGGCATCCCCACCCCAGAGTTCTTCGCGTTCAGCCAACTCGCGTTTCGCGAGCTAGGAGCAGCCGACGCGCTCGGCGAGATCGAGGAGCGGCTCGGTTTTCCGATCGTGATCAAGCCTTCGAGCCAGGGCTCTGCGCTCGGTATCAAATTCGCCGGTTCACCCGAGGACGTGCCGGGAGCGCTCGTGTCGGCATTCGCCTACGACACCAAGGTGCTGATTGAGCGTCATGTTGCGGGCCGCGATCTTGCTGTCGGGATCATCGAACGCGACGGCGAGCCCCACGTGCTGCCGATCGTCGAGGCGATCCCGCTGGACGAGCCGTTCTTCGACTTCGAAGCCCGCTACGAGATCGGGCGCACGCGCTTCGTTTGCCCTGCAGATCTCGGGAATGAAGTCGCGGAGCGCTGCGCGCAGGTGGCTCTAGCCGCCTACCGCCTGCTCGGTTGCCGCGACTTCGCTCGCGTCGACCTTCTGCTCGCTCCGGAAGGCGAGCCGACGGTGCTCGAGATCAACGCGATTCCGGGACTCACCGACACGAGCTTGCTGCCCCAGGCCGCCGTAGCAGCTGGAATTGGGTTCGACGAGCTGGTGGCGACGATCCTCGACAACGCGCACCAGCGGCAAGACAGCGCACGCCGCTGAACAATCAGCGCAGCGGTCGCAGCGTCGGGGGACTCGCGGGACTACTGGCCCCCGGTGGCAAAGTCTTCTGGCGTGACGTTGTCGAGGAACTCGCGGAAACGCTCGACAACCTGCTCGGTGTCCTCGACTTCGTGCTCGAACTCGATACCCGATTCGGCGAGCACCTCGTCGGCTACGAAGATCGGCGCGCCGGTGCGCACAGCGAGCGCCAGCGCGTCGGACGGGCGCGAGTCGATCAGGTACTCGCGGCCGTTCATCCGTAGCGCGACCTCGGCGTAGAAGGTGTTTTCGCGGAGCTCCGTGACGGTCACGCGCGCGCAGGTCACATCGAGCTCAGCGAGGATGTCGCTCATCAAGTCGTGCGTCATCGGCCGGGGCGTGCTCGCACCCTGGAGTTTCATCAGGATCGCCGCGGCCTCGGGGTGTCCAATCCAGATCGGCAGGAACTTGTTGCCGGCGCGAGTCTTGAGCAGCACGATCGGCTGCTTGCCGACCATGTCGAAGCTCACACCGTAGATGACCATTTCCTGCATGGCGTGGTGGCTCCCTCGCTGGCTCGGCTGCTCGCTCGGCTGTTGCCAAGTCTAGTGGTGCCCGCACGCCTACAGCACACGGATAGGGCACACAACCAGTGGGCGCTCCAGGACTCGAACCTGGGACCTCCGCCTTATCAGAGCGGCGCTCTAACCAGCTGAGCTAAGCGCCCCTGCAGCGGGCAATCCTAGCGTCCGTGCCGTAGGGATAGTCGCTGAGCGCGCGAGCGCGCGTGCGACCTCAAGCGGCGCGCAGCGCACCTTGGTGCGCAAGCCCGCTCGTGCCAGCGAGAGCCTCGAGGCGCTCGCAGAGAAGCACAGCTGCTTCCGGACTTGGTAGCTCGAGCGTCAGGCGACCGCGCGCACTGACACGGACGCGTACCGGCAGACCGATACTCCGAGCGAGAGCACCCTCTACCCGGTCGGCGAGATCCGCCGCCTCGGCGCTGTTGGTTCGTCGTGTACGCACAAGGGCGCCATTCGTTTGGGCCGCTCCGTTGCCTTCGTCGCTGGCCAACGCGGAGCGGACGGCCTCCTCCGTGCGCCTGACGGACCACCCCTCGTCACGAGCACGCCGCGCGAGCAGAATTCGAAGATCTTCGTCCTTGCACATCAAGAGCGCGCGCCCGTGGCCTTCGCTCAGGTCGCCACGATCGATCATCGCCAGCACCTCGTCCGGCAGTTCCAAGAGGCGGATGAGGTTGGCGACACTGGAACGACTACGCCCCACTCGCCGAGCCACCTCGGCTTTAGGGCAACCGAGATCCTCGACCAAAAGAGCTAGGGCTCGTGCGCTCTCGACCGGGCTGAGGTCGGCGCGAGCCAAGTTCTCGGTGAGCGCCACCTCGAGTCGCTCGCTGCCCTCGAAATCGCGCACAAGCGCCGGGACGGTTGCCAGTCCCGCCAGCTTCGCTGCGCGCAAACGGCGCTCACCGGCGACGAGCTCGTAGCCGTTCTCGACAGTGCGTACGACGAGCGGCTGAAGAACGCCGTGGGTACGGATCGATTCGGCCAGTTCGGCGAGCGCGTCCGGGTCGAAGTGCCGGCGCGGCTGGAGTGGATTCGGTCGGATCGCGTCGACCGGGACCTGCCGGAGCGACCCCCCCGCTCGTGCGTCGCGGTCGAGTATCGCTGCCAAACCTCGACCCATTCCCCGCACTTCAGGCACGTGCTGCCACCTCCCTCGCGAGTTTCAGGTAAGCCGCCGATCCCGCACTCGCGGGAGCGTGGGCGATCACAGGTCGACCGAAGCTCGGTGCCTCGCTGATGCGGATGCTCCGCGGCACGACCGTGTCGAAGACGAGATCGGGAAAGTGCGAGCGCAGTTCTTTCTCTACGTCGCGTGCGAGTCGAGTCCTTCCGTCGTGCATCGTGATCACCATGCCCGCGATCTCGAGCCGTGGGTTGAGCTCCCGGCGGATCAACTCGAGAGTCTCCAAGAGTCCCGCCAGGCCCTCGAGCGCGAAGTACTCGGCCTGGACTGGAACGAGGACGCGGTCAGCAGCGACCAAAGCGCTGACCGTCAGTGGACCGAGCGACGGGGGACAGTCAAGCAGTGTGAAGAGAAACCGCTCGCGGGTGTCGCCCAGGGCCGTCTCGAGGCGGTGCTCGAATCCAGCGATCCGCGCCAATTCGACCGACGCCCCAGCAAGATCGGGACTGGCCGGTGCCAGCCACAGGCGGCTCTCAGCGGTCGGACGGGCGATAGCGGCGAGGTCGATGCCGCCGACCAGGCAGTCGTAGGTGCTGGGCGACTCGGCGCGCGAAAAGCCGAGGGCGACGGTGGCGTTGCACTGTGCATCGAGGTCCGCGACAAGCACTTCGTGTCCCGCTGCGGCGATGCTCGCTCCGAGGTTGACGGCAGTGGTGGTCTTGCCGACACCGCCCTTCTGGTTGGCGATTGCGTAGACGTAACCCACAGCGCCGCGAACGGTAGACGTGCGACCGGACTGAATCGGATCGTCGAGGCTGGAGATGCACACCTGCGAGCCCAGCAGCGCACGGGCCGGCGTCATCTCAAAGGGGACAGCGGCGGATCCGTGCCGGGTTGCGTGGGTAGCGGGGCGGTGTTGGCTGACGTTTGTGGAAGAGGTGGAGGTGAAGCGACCGAGCGCCAGGGAAAGGGTCCGTAGCGATCACCTCCCCGCACTCCAAGCCGAGAAGCTCAGCAGCGCGAGCCGCCGACCGTTCTTCGGCGTCGTTGCGGCGACCGCGCCAAACAATGACAAGACCGGACACGCTGACGAGCGGGGCGGTCAACTCAATAGTGATCGGTAGTGGGGCCATGGCGCGGGCCAGCGCGGCGTCGAAGCGCTCGCGCAAGGGGCCTCTTCCGGCGTGCTCGAGACGCTCGTGGACGAAATCGACGTTTGCGAGATTGGCTCGCAGCGCAAGGTTGCGCGCCGTGTGCAGTTTGCGCTGCGAGGCATCAATCAGCGTGAATCGGACCGTCGGCAGTGCGACGGCAAGGGGTAGCGCGGGAAAGCCGATTCCGCTACCAGCGTCGGCGACGCGAGCCGGCCCGGTGTTTTGCAGCGCGGGCAACGCACTGAGCGAGTCAACGATGTCGCGCCACCAGATTTGCTCGAACGTGTCGTGAGCTGTGCCGGGGTCGGGTTCCTCGAGCAGAGCAGCAACGAGCGAGCGCAAACGCGGGTCGCTCGTATGGCGCGAGAGCCAATCGTCGGGGGAATTCCCCGAGCGATCCACTGGCGAGCGTTTCACGCGAAACGCTGCCCCACAGTACCCGTGCTCAACGTCTCGAGCGGCGTCTTTTTCCCGAAACCTTGCGCCGCGCGCCAGTTGGCTCAACGACGACACGGCGATCGGGCTCCTGTCCTTCGCTGCGTGTCTCCACACCACCCACACCGCGAAGGTGCTCGTGAACGACCTTGCGTTCCGCGGCGCGCATCGGCTCGAGCTCCACTGCGCGCCCGAACCGAACCGCTTCTCTCGCAGCCCGGTCGGCCATCCGCCGCAACGTCTCTTCGCGCCGTTCGCGGTAGCCGCTGGCATCAACGATCACCCGTCGCTCTTCACCTGCAATTCGTGCCGCCCGGAACGCCAAGTGCTGGATAGCGTCGATCGTCGTCCCACGCCGGCCGATGAGAAGTCCAGCCTCCGTGGTGTCGATACCGATCCGGATCTCTTCGGGCGAAACGTTGACGCTCAACGTGGCACCTTCGGCGAGTTCTTCAACGATTCGCTCCACCACACTGCGCGCCCGCTCCAAACCGTTCCCCCTCATCGCACGCTGCCTCTCTATCTACTTACATTCCCTGCTCGCTTCGCGCTCGCACACGCGCTTCCTATCTCTGGCGCCGTCGCTTGCGCCTCGCCCGCGGCGGCGGTGGTGGTGCCGACGCACCACTACCAGCAGCCGCACCCGCCTCCACACCTGTCGCCGCGGGAACAGGTGGTGGGAAGAGCTTTCTCACAAGCAGCTGTTGTCCCACGGTCCATACGTTCGTCGTGACCCAGTACAGGATCAGACCAGCCTCGAAGTTCACGATGAACACAGCGAAAACGAGTGGCAGGGCGTACATGATCCGCTTCTGGGCAGGATCTGCACTGACAGCCGTGACAG
This genomic window contains:
- a CDS encoding D-alanine--D-alanine ligase family protein — its product is MSRVAVLKGGRSLERQVSLRSGERVEEALRRLGHEVVGIDVGRDLVRQLRALQPEIAFVALHGPGGEDGTAQELLEILGIPYTGSGVLACQRCMDKVLAKHLFVEAGIPTPEFFAFSQLAFRELGAADALGEIEERLGFPIVIKPSSQGSALGIKFAGSPEDVPGALVSAFAYDTKVLIERHVAGRDLAVGIIERDGEPHVLPIVEAIPLDEPFFDFEARYEIGRTRFVCPADLGNEVAERCAQVALAAYRLLGCRDFARVDLLLAPEGEPTVLEINAIPGLTDTSLLPQAAVAAGIGFDELVATILDNAHQRQDSARR
- a CDS encoding bifunctional nuclease family protein, whose amino-acid sequence is MQEMVIYGVSFDMVGKQPIVLLKTRAGNKFLPIWIGHPEAAAILMKLQGASTPRPMTHDLMSDILAELDVTCARVTVTELRENTFYAEVALRMNGREYLIDSRPSDALALAVRTGAPIFVADEVLAESGIEFEHEVEDTEQVVERFREFLDNVTPEDFATGGQ
- a CDS encoding 16S rRNA (guanine(527)-N(7))-methyltransferase RsmG, translating into MRSLVAALLEEPDPGTAHDTFEQIWWRDIVDSLSALPALQNTGPARVADAGSGIGFPALPLAVALPTVRFTLIDASQRKLHTARNLALRANLANVDFVHERLEHAGRGPLRERFDAALARAMAPLPITIELTAPLVSVSGLVIVWRGRRNDAEERSAARAAELLGLECGEVIATDPFPGARSLHLHLFHKRQPTPPRYPRNPARIRRCPL
- a CDS encoding protein jag codes for the protein MRGNGLERARSVVERIVEELAEGATLSVNVSPEEIRIGIDTTEAGLLIGRRGTTIDAIQHLAFRAARIAGEERRVIVDASGYRERREETLRRMADRAAREAVRFGRAVELEPMRAAERKVVHEHLRGVGGVETRSEGQEPDRRVVVEPTGARRKVSGKRRRSRR
- a CDS encoding ParB/RepB/Spo0J family partition protein, with translation MGRGLAAILDRDARAGGSLRQVPVDAIRPNPLQPRRHFDPDALAELAESIRTHGVLQPLVVRTVENGYELVAGERRLRAAKLAGLATVPALVRDFEGSERLEVALTENLARADLSPVESARALALLVEDLGCPKAEVARRVGRSRSSVANLIRLLELPDEVLAMIDRGDLSEGHGRALLMCKDEDLRILLARRARDEGWSVRRTEEAVRSALASDEGNGAAQTNGALVRTRRTNSAEAADLADRVEGALARSIGLPVRVRVSARGRLTLELPSPEAAVLLCERLEALAGTSGLAHQGALRAA
- a CDS encoding ParA family protein, giving the protein MGYVYAIANQKGGVGKTTTAVNLGASIAAAGHEVLVADLDAQCNATVALGFSRAESPSTYDCLVGGIDLAAIARPTAESRLWLAPASPDLAGASVELARIAGFEHRLETALGDTRERFLFTLLDCPPSLGPLTVSALVAADRVLVPVQAEYFALEGLAGLLETLELIRRELNPRLEIAGMVITMHDGRTRLARDVEKELRSHFPDLVFDTVVPRSIRISEAPSFGRPVIAHAPASAGSAAYLKLAREVAARA